A stretch of Myroides oncorhynchi DNA encodes these proteins:
- the rplE gene encoding 50S ribosomal protein L5: protein MAYIPRLKEEYKSRVISALTEEFGYKNVMQVPKLEKIVVSRGVGAAVSDKKLVDYAVEELTKITGQKAVATISKKDVATFKLRKGMPIGAKVTLRGERMYEFLDRLVTSALPRVRDFSGIKSDGFDGRGNYNLGVTEQIIFPEINIDKVNKIAGFDITFVTSAITDKEAKSLLAELGLPFKKN from the coding sequence ATGGCTTATATACCAAGACTTAAAGAAGAATATAAAAGCAGAGTTATCTCTGCTCTTACTGAGGAATTCGGTTATAAAAACGTAATGCAAGTTCCAAAACTTGAGAAAATCGTTGTTAGCCGTGGAGTTGGTGCTGCTGTTTCTGACAAAAAATTAGTTGATTACGCTGTAGAGGAATTAACTAAAATTACAGGACAAAAAGCAGTTGCTACTATCTCAAAGAAAGACGTTGCTACTTTTAAATTAAGAAAAGGAATGCCAATTGGTGCAAAAGTAACGTTACGCGGAGAGAGAATGTATGAATTTTTAGATCGTTTAGTAACTTCTGCTTTACCACGTGTAAGAGACTTTTCAGGTATTAAATCTGATGGTTTTGATGGAAGAGGAAATTATAACTTAGGTGTTACTGAGCAAATCATTTTCCCGGAAATCAATATCGATAAAGTTAACAAGATCGCTGGTTTTGATATCACTTTCGTTACATCTGCTATTACAGATAAAGAAGCGAAATCTTTACTTGCTGAATTAGGATTACCTTTTAAAAAGAATTAA
- the rplX gene encoding 50S ribosomal protein L24 codes for MIKLKIKTGDTVRVIAGDYKGTEGKVVRILREKNKAIVEGVNIISKHVKPSASNPQGGIVKREAPIQISNLAIVDPKTNEVTRVAIKNENGKNVRVSKKSNQVL; via the coding sequence ATGATTAAGCTAAAGATAAAAACAGGAGATACTGTACGAGTTATCGCAGGTGACTACAAAGGAACTGAAGGTAAAGTAGTACGTATTTTACGTGAAAAAAACAAAGCTATTGTTGAAGGGGTGAATATTATTTCAAAACACGTGAAGCCTAGTGCTTCTAACCCTCAAGGTGGGATTGTTAAAAGAGAAGCTCCTATCCAAATCTCTAACTTAGCGATCGTAGATCCTAAGACAAATGAAGTTACAAGAGTAGCTATCAAAAATGAGAATGGAAAAAATGTAAGAGTTTCTAAAAAATCAAATCAAGTATTATAG
- the rplN gene encoding 50S ribosomal protein L14 has translation MVQQESRLKVADNTGAKEVLTIRVLGGTKRRYASVGDKIVVSIKEATPNGSVKKGSVSTAVVVRTKKEVRRADGSYIRFDDNACVLLNAAGEMKGTRVFGPVARELRERQFMKIVSLAPEVL, from the coding sequence ATGGTACAACAAGAATCTAGACTTAAAGTAGCAGATAATACGGGTGCAAAAGAAGTTTTGACAATCCGTGTTTTAGGAGGAACGAAACGTCGTTATGCCTCTGTAGGTGATAAAATTGTAGTTTCAATTAAAGAAGCAACTCCAAACGGGAGCGTGAAAAAAGGTAGCGTTTCAACTGCAGTTGTAGTTCGTACTAAAAAAGAAGTGAGAAGAGCTGATGGATCTTATATCAGATTTGACGATAACGCATGTGTATTGTTAAATGCTGCAGGTGAGATGAAAGGTACTCGTGTTTTTGGTCCGGTTGCAAGAGAGCTTCGTGAAAGACAATTCATGAAAATTGTATCATTAGCACCAGAGGTGTTATAA
- the rpsQ gene encoding 30S ribosomal protein S17 has translation MENRKLRKERIGVVTSNKMEKSIVVSETKRVKHPLYGKFVLKTKKYVAHDETNDCNIGDTVKIMETRPLSKSKCWRLVEIIERAK, from the coding sequence ATGGAAAATAGAAAATTAAGAAAAGAGAGAATAGGTGTTGTTACTAGCAACAAAATGGAGAAATCTATTGTTGTGTCTGAAACAAAGAGAGTAAAACACCCATTATATGGTAAGTTCGTGTTGAAAACTAAGAAATACGTTGCACACGACGAAACAAATGATTGCAACATTGGTGATACTGTAAAGATTATGGAGACACGTCCATTATCTAAATCAAAATGTTGGAGATTAGTTGAAATCATTGAAAGAGCGAAATAA
- the rpmC gene encoding 50S ribosomal protein L29, translating to MKQSEIVNLSVAELQEQLTQLTSTYNNLRSAHAISPIENPIQLKVVRRSIARVNTELSKRELQ from the coding sequence ATGAAACAATCAGAAATAGTAAATCTATCTGTAGCTGAATTACAAGAGCAACTTACACAGTTGACTAGCACATATAATAACTTAAGATCTGCTCATGCAATTTCTCCAATCGAGAATCCAATACAACTTAAAGTTGTAAGAAGAAGTATTGCAAGAGTGAATACAGAGTTAAGTAAAAGAGAGTTACAATAA
- the rplP gene encoding 50S ribosomal protein L16, which translates to MLQPKRTKYRKVQKGKMKGISQRGHELSNGMFGIKSMDSSFITSRQIEAARIAATRFMKREGQLWIKIFPDKPITKKPLEVRMGKGKGAVEYWVAVVKPGKIMFEVGGVPISVAKEALRLAAQKLPVKTKFVIARDFEA; encoded by the coding sequence ATGTTACAGCCTAAAAGAACAAAATACCGTAAGGTACAGAAAGGTAAAATGAAAGGGATTTCTCAAAGAGGGCATGAACTTTCAAATGGTATGTTTGGAATCAAATCTATGGACTCTTCATTTATCACTTCACGTCAAATCGAGGCAGCACGTATTGCTGCTACTCGTTTCATGAAGCGTGAAGGACAGTTATGGATTAAAATTTTCCCAGACAAACCTATCACTAAGAAGCCTCTAGAAGTACGTATGGGTAAAGGAAAAGGTGCAGTAGAATACTGGGTTGCTGTGGTAAAACCAGGAAAAATAATGTTCGAAGTTGGTGGAGTGCCAATTTCAGTAGCGAAAGAAGCTTTACGCTTAGCTGCTCAAAAACTTCCTGTAAAAACTAAATTTGTAATTGCTAGAGATTTCGAAGCATAA
- the rpsC gene encoding 30S ribosomal protein S3 has product MGQKTNPIGNRLGIIRGWDSNWYGGNDYGDKIAEDHKIRKYIHARLSKASVSKVIIERTLKLVTVTITTARPGIIIGKGGQEVDKLKEELKKITDKEIQINIFEIKRPELDGYLVAASIARQIESRISYRRAIRMAIAAAMRMNAEGIKVMISGRLNGAEMARSETFKDGRIPLSTFRADIDYALAEAHTTYGRMGIKVWIMKGEVYGKRDLSPLAGMDKKQSKSAGSPKGKPNPRKRK; this is encoded by the coding sequence ATGGGACAAAAGACTAATCCAATCGGGAATCGCCTTGGTATTATCAGAGGATGGGACTCAAACTGGTATGGTGGAAATGACTACGGTGATAAAATCGCTGAAGATCACAAGATCAGAAAGTATATCCATGCTCGTTTATCAAAAGCTAGTGTATCTAAAGTGATCATTGAGAGAACTTTAAAACTTGTAACCGTTACTATCACTACTGCCAGACCTGGTATTATTATCGGAAAAGGTGGACAAGAGGTAGACAAGTTGAAAGAGGAATTGAAAAAGATTACTGATAAGGAAATTCAAATCAATATCTTTGAAATCAAACGTCCTGAATTAGATGGATACTTAGTGGCTGCTAGTATCGCTCGTCAAATTGAGAGCAGAATTTCTTACCGTAGAGCTATCCGTATGGCTATAGCTGCAGCGATGAGAATGAATGCAGAAGGAATCAAAGTAATGATTTCTGGTCGTTTAAACGGTGCTGAAATGGCTCGTTCTGAGACTTTCAAAGATGGTAGAATTCCGTTGTCAACTTTCAGAGCAGATATCGATTATGCACTTGCTGAAGCTCATACTACTTATGGTAGAATGGGAATTAAAGTGTGGATCATGAAAGGTGAAGTTTACGGTAAAAGAGATCTTTCTCCGTTAGCTGGAATGGATAAAAAACAATCTAAGTCAGCAGGATCTCCAAAAGGAAAACCAAACCCACGCAAAAGAAAGTAA
- the rplV gene encoding 50S ribosomal protein L22, with the protein MGVRKRERAEQIKEANKQVAFAKLNNCPTSPRKMRLVADLVRGQKVEKALNILKFSSKEASRNLEKLLLSAIANWQAKNSEANIEEAGLIVKEIRVDGGMMLKRLRPAPQGRAHRIRKRSNHVTIVLGSNNNTQSN; encoded by the coding sequence ATGGGAGTTCGTAAAAGAGAAAGAGCTGAGCAAATTAAAGAAGCTAACAAGCAAGTTGCTTTTGCAAAGCTAAACAATTGCCCTACTTCTCCTAGAAAAATGCGTTTAGTAGCGGATTTAGTAAGAGGACAGAAAGTAGAAAAAGCTCTAAATATATTAAAATTCAGTTCAAAAGAAGCTTCTCGTAATTTAGAGAAATTACTTTTATCTGCAATTGCTAACTGGCAAGCGAAAAACAGCGAAGCAAATATTGAAGAAGCTGGATTGATCGTTAAAGAGATTAGAGTAGATGGAGGAATGATGTTAAAAAGACTTCGTCCTGCACCTCAAGGTAGAGCACACAGAATCAGAAAACGTTCTAACCACGTTACAATCGTGTTAGGATCTAATAATAACACACAAAGCAATTAA
- the rpsS gene encoding 30S ribosomal protein S19: MARSLKKGPYVHFKLEKKVQVNVESGKNGVIKTWSRASMITPDFVGQTIAVHNGRQFVPVYVTENMVGHKLGEFSPTRSFRGHAGAKNKGKK; this comes from the coding sequence ATGGCACGTTCGTTAAAAAAAGGACCTTATGTTCACTTTAAATTAGAGAAGAAAGTTCAAGTAAACGTAGAGAGTGGTAAAAATGGAGTAATTAAGACTTGGTCTAGAGCTTCAATGATTACACCTGACTTCGTTGGACAAACTATCGCAGTACATAATGGTCGTCAGTTTGTTCCTGTTTATGTAACAGAGAACATGGTAGGACACAAATTAGGGGAGTTTTCACCAACAAGATCTTTTAGAGGTCACGCTGGTGCAAAGAATAAAGGTAAAAAATAA
- the rplB gene encoding 50S ribosomal protein L2, translating into MSVRKLKPITPGQRFRVVNSFDAITTDKPERSLLAPKKKSGGRNSQGKMTMRYMGGGHKQRYRIVDFKRTKVGIPATVKSIEYDPNRTAFIALIAYVDGAKSYVIAQSGMKVGQTVVSGLEASPEVGNAMPLSKIPLGTVISCIELRPGQGAVIARSAGTFAQLVARDGKYATIKMPSGEIRLILLECMATIGAVSNHDHQLIVSGKAGRSRWLGRRPRTRPVAMNPVDHPMGGGEGRSSGGHPRSRNGMPAKGYRTRSKVKSSNKYIVERRKK; encoded by the coding sequence ATGTCAGTTAGAAAATTAAAACCTATTACCCCAGGTCAGCGTTTTAGAGTTGTGAATAGTTTTGACGCTATTACAACTGATAAGCCGGAGCGTAGTTTACTAGCACCGAAAAAAAAATCTGGAGGTAGAAATAGTCAAGGAAAAATGACCATGCGCTACATGGGTGGTGGTCATAAACAAAGATACCGTATAGTTGATTTTAAAAGAACTAAAGTTGGTATCCCAGCTACTGTTAAATCAATAGAATATGATCCAAACCGTACAGCATTCATCGCTTTGATTGCTTATGTTGATGGAGCTAAATCATATGTTATTGCTCAAAGCGGTATGAAAGTTGGACAAACTGTAGTTTCAGGACTTGAAGCATCGCCAGAAGTTGGTAATGCTATGCCTTTAAGCAAAATTCCTTTAGGAACTGTTATATCTTGTATCGAATTACGTCCTGGACAAGGAGCTGTTATTGCTCGTTCAGCAGGTACTTTCGCTCAGTTAGTTGCTAGAGATGGTAAATATGCTACTATTAAAATGCCATCTGGAGAGATCCGTTTGATTTTATTAGAATGTATGGCTACTATCGGAGCAGTATCTAATCATGATCACCAGTTAATCGTTTCTGGTAAAGCAGGTAGATCAAGATGGTTAGGTAGAAGACCTAGAACTAGACCAGTAGCAATGAACCCAGTAGATCACCCAATGGGAGGTGGAGAAGGTCGTTCGTCAGGAGGACACCCACGTTCTAGAAACGGGATGCCTGCTAAAGGGTACAGAACTCGTTCTAAAGTTAAGTCGAGTAATAAGTATATCGTTGAACGTAGAAAGAAATAA
- the rplW gene encoding 50S ribosomal protein L23, with protein sequence MSVLIKPIITEKITKDGEIFGRFGFVVDRRANKIEIKKAVEAAYGVSVVSVNTMNYAAKRSVKYTKSGMINAKTNAYKKAIVELKEGDNIDFYSNI encoded by the coding sequence ATGAGTGTTTTAATTAAGCCTATAATTACAGAAAAAATAACTAAAGACGGCGAAATTTTCGGTCGTTTTGGGTTTGTTGTTGATAGAAGAGCTAATAAAATTGAAATTAAAAAAGCAGTTGAGGCTGCATATGGAGTTTCAGTTGTTAGCGTTAATACTATGAACTATGCTGCGAAGCGTTCTGTTAAATACACAAAAAGTGGTATGATCAACGCTAAAACTAATGCTTATAAGAAAGCAATAGTTGAATTGAAAGAAGGAGATAATATAGACTTTTATTCAAATATCTAA
- the rplD gene encoding 50S ribosomal protein L4: MEVKVLDITGKDTGRKVELLDSVFGIEPNNHAVYLDVKQYLANQRQGTHKAKERAEISGSTRKIKKQKGTGTARAGSIKSPVFRGGGRIFGPRPRSYSFKLNKALKRLARKSAFSIKVKESNLIVVENFSFETPSTKNFINVLKGLGLENKKSLFVFGESNKNVYLSSRNLGKAAVVTNSELSTYGILNAGSLVLTEGSVAGIVENLSK, translated from the coding sequence ATGGAAGTAAAAGTTTTAGATATCACAGGAAAAGATACTGGTAGAAAGGTTGAACTTTTAGATTCAGTATTCGGTATAGAACCAAACAATCACGCAGTATATCTTGATGTTAAACAATATTTAGCAAATCAAAGACAAGGTACTCATAAAGCTAAAGAAAGAGCTGAGATATCTGGAAGTACTCGTAAGATTAAAAAACAAAAAGGAACAGGAACTGCGAGAGCAGGAAGTATTAAATCTCCAGTGTTCCGTGGAGGAGGAAGAATTTTTGGGCCAAGACCTAGAAGTTATTCTTTCAAATTAAACAAAGCTTTAAAACGTTTAGCGAGAAAATCTGCTTTCTCTATCAAGGTGAAAGAATCAAATTTAATCGTTGTTGAGAACTTTAGTTTTGAGACACCAAGTACTAAAAATTTCATTAATGTATTGAAAGGTTTAGGATTGGAAAATAAAAAATCTCTATTTGTGTTTGGTGAATCAAATAAAAATGTATATTTGTCATCACGCAATTTAGGGAAGGCTGCTGTTGTAACTAACTCTGAATTAAGTACTTATGGTATTTTAAATGCTGGAAGTTTAGTGTTAACTGAGGGTTCTGTAGCGGGAATAGTAGAAAATTTAAGTAAATAA
- the rplC gene encoding 50S ribosomal protein L3, producing the protein MSGLIGKKIGMTSIFDENGKNIPCTVIELGPNVVTQVRTIEVDGYEALQLGFDDKTEKHATKAELGHFKKAGTSAKRKVVEIKEFAGEYKLGDVITADLFNEGEFVDVQGVSKGKGFQGVVKRHGFGGVGQVTHGQKNRLRAPGSVGASSYPSRVFKGMRMAGRMGGVNVTVQNLRVLKVVADKNLLVVKGAIPGHKNSYVIVQK; encoded by the coding sequence ATGTCTGGGTTAATTGGTAAAAAAATCGGCATGACAAGTATTTTCGATGAAAATGGAAAAAATATTCCATGTACAGTAATCGAATTAGGTCCAAATGTCGTTACCCAAGTCAGAACCATTGAGGTTGACGGGTATGAAGCGTTACAACTAGGTTTCGATGACAAGACAGAGAAGCATGCTACTAAAGCTGAGTTAGGTCACTTTAAGAAAGCTGGAACATCTGCTAAAAGAAAAGTCGTTGAAATCAAAGAATTCGCTGGAGAGTATAAATTAGGTGATGTTATCACTGCTGATTTATTCAACGAAGGAGAATTTGTAGACGTACAAGGTGTATCAAAAGGTAAAGGTTTCCAAGGGGTTGTTAAGCGTCACGGATTTGGTGGTGTTGGACAAGTTACTCACGGACAAAAAAACCGTTTAAGAGCACCTGGATCAGTAGGAGCTTCTTCTTATCCTTCTAGAGTATTCAAAGGAATGCGCATGGCAGGAAGAATGGGAGGAGTAAATGTAACAGTACAAAACCTTAGAGTTTTAAAAGTAGTAGCTGATAAAAATCTACTTGTTGTTAAAGGAGCTATTCCTGGACACAAAAACTCTTATGTAATCGTTCAGAAGTAA
- the rpsJ gene encoding 30S ribosomal protein S10, whose product MSQKIRIKLKSYDHMLVDKSAEKIVKTVKSTGAVVTGPIPLPTHKKIFTVLRSPHVNKKAREQFELSSYKRLLDIYSSSSKTIDALMKLELPSGVEVEIKV is encoded by the coding sequence ATGAGTCAAAAAATCAGAATAAAATTAAAATCTTACGATCATATGTTGGTTGATAAATCAGCTGAGAAAATCGTAAAAACTGTAAAAAGTACAGGAGCAGTAGTAACAGGACCTATTCCATTACCTACTCATAAAAAAATCTTTACTGTTCTTCGTTCTCCTCACGTGAACAAGAAAGCTAGAGAGCAGTTTGAATTAAGTTCATACAAAAGATTGTTAGATATCTATTCTTCATCTTCTAAAACTATTGATGCTCTAATGAAGTTAGAGTTACCTAGTGGAGTTGAAGTAGAAATCAAAGTGTGA
- the fusA gene encoding elongation factor G: MARDLKYTRNIGIAAHIDAGKTTTTERILFYTGKNHKMGETHEGSSTMDWMEQEAERGITITSAATTCTWNFPTTQGAVIPESMEYHFNIIDTPGHVDFTVEVNRSLRVLDGLVFLFSAVDGVEPQSETNWRLADNYKVPRMGFVNKMDRQGSNFLMVCQQVKDMLKSNAVPIVLPIGDEADFRGIVDLVKNRAIVWHDENHGSTFDVVAIPEDMLAEVKQYRGQLIEEIAAYDENLLEKYMEDENSITEDEIHVALRAATLDMSIIPMTCGSSFKNKGVQFMLDAVCRYLPSPMDKEAIEGTDPDTEEPIIRKPSVTEPFAALAFKIATDPFVGRLAFFRAYSGHLDAGSYVLNTRSGNKERISRIYQMHANKQNPVEYIEAGDIGAAVGFKDIKTGDTLCDEKNPIVLESMVFPDPVIGIAIEPKTKADMDKMGTALAKLAEEDPTFTVKTDKASGQTVISGMGELHLDVLIDRMRREFKVEVNQGEPQVEYKEALTRDAQHREAYKKQSGGRGKFADIVFKMGPADDVDGKPFVGLQFVNEVKGGNVPKEYIPSVEKGFREAMKQGPLAGFEMDSMKVTLTDGSYHAVDSDALSFELAAKMGYKAAAKAAGAIILEPIMKLEVLTPEENMGDIVGDLNRRRGQINSMDDRNGAKVVKASVPLSEMFGYVTTLRTLSSGRATSTMEFSHYSETPSNISEAVITKAKGNA; the protein is encoded by the coding sequence ATGGCAAGAGATTTAAAATATACAAGAAACATTGGTATCGCTGCACACATCGATGCTGGTAAGACTACAACTACTGAACGTATTTTGTTCTACACTGGTAAAAACCATAAAATGGGAGAGACTCACGAAGGATCTTCTACTATGGACTGGATGGAGCAAGAGGCTGAAAGAGGGATTACTATTACATCAGCAGCTACTACTTGTACTTGGAATTTTCCAACAACTCAAGGAGCTGTAATACCTGAGTCTATGGAGTACCACTTCAATATTATTGATACTCCTGGACACGTTGACTTTACTGTAGAGGTAAACCGTTCTTTACGTGTATTAGATGGATTAGTATTCTTATTTAGTGCAGTTGATGGTGTTGAGCCTCAGTCTGAGACTAACTGGAGATTAGCTGATAACTATAAAGTTCCACGTATGGGATTCGTTAATAAGATGGACCGTCAAGGATCTAACTTCTTAATGGTATGTCAGCAAGTAAAAGATATGTTGAAATCAAATGCAGTGCCAATCGTTTTACCTATTGGTGATGAAGCAGATTTCAGAGGTATCGTTGACTTAGTTAAAAACCGTGCAATTGTATGGCATGATGAGAATCATGGTTCTACTTTTGATGTGGTTGCTATCCCAGAAGATATGTTGGCTGAAGTAAAACAATACAGAGGTCAGTTAATCGAAGAGATTGCTGCTTATGATGAGAATCTTCTTGAGAAATATATGGAAGATGAGAATTCAATCACAGAGGATGAAATTCACGTTGCTTTACGTGCCGCTACTCTTGATATGAGTATCATTCCTATGACTTGTGGATCTTCATTCAAAAATAAAGGTGTTCAGTTTATGTTAGACGCTGTATGTCGTTACTTACCTTCTCCAATGGATAAGGAAGCTATCGAAGGAACAGATCCTGATACTGAAGAGCCAATTATTCGTAAGCCATCAGTTACTGAGCCGTTCGCTGCGTTAGCGTTTAAAATTGCTACTGACCCATTCGTAGGTCGTTTAGCTTTCTTTAGAGCTTACTCTGGACACTTAGATGCTGGTTCTTATGTGTTAAATACTCGTTCTGGAAATAAAGAGCGTATTTCTCGTATCTACCAAATGCATGCTAACAAGCAAAATCCAGTTGAATATATTGAGGCTGGAGATATTGGAGCTGCTGTTGGATTTAAGGATATTAAAACTGGAGATACTTTATGTGATGAAAAAAATCCTATCGTATTAGAAAGTATGGTGTTCCCTGATCCAGTTATCGGTATCGCTATTGAACCAAAAACAAAAGCGGATATGGATAAAATGGGTACTGCTTTAGCTAAATTAGCTGAGGAGGATCCAACTTTTACAGTTAAGACTGACAAAGCGTCTGGACAAACTGTAATCTCTGGAATGGGAGAGTTACACCTAGATGTATTAATCGACCGTATGAGACGTGAGTTTAAAGTTGAAGTTAATCAAGGAGAACCACAAGTTGAGTACAAAGAAGCTCTTACACGCGATGCACAACATAGAGAAGCTTATAAAAAGCAATCTGGTGGACGTGGTAAATTTGCTGATATTGTATTCAAAATGGGGCCTGCTGATGACGTTGATGGAAAACCATTCGTTGGATTACAGTTCGTAAATGAAGTTAAAGGTGGTAACGTTCCTAAAGAATATATCCCTTCTGTAGAGAAAGGATTTAGAGAGGCGATGAAACAAGGGCCTTTAGCTGGATTCGAAATGGATTCAATGAAAGTAACTTTAACTGATGGTTCTTACCACGCGGTTGACTCGGATGCATTATCATTCGAATTAGCAGCTAAAATGGGATATAAAGCTGCTGCTAAAGCTGCTGGAGCGATCATTTTAGAGCCTATCATGAAGTTAGAAGTATTGACTCCTGAAGAAAATATGGGTGATATCGTTGGGGATTTGAACCGTCGTCGTGGACAAATCAACAGTATGGATGATAGAAATGGTGCTAAAGTTGTTAAGGCTTCAGTTCCATTATCAGAGATGTTTGGTTATGTAACTACATTAAGAACATTATCATCTGGTAGAGCTACTTCTACAATGGAGTTCTCTCACTACTCTGAAACACCATCAAACATTTCAGAGGCAGTAATCACTAAAGCAAAAGGAAACGCTTAA
- the rpsG gene encoding 30S ribosomal protein S7 has translation MRKRQAKKRPLLPDPKFNDQLVTRFVNNLMWDGKKSTAFKVFYDALAIVEEKKQDEEKSSLEVWKEALTNVMPHVEVRSRRVGGATFQIPMQIRPDRKISMAMKWMILYARRRNEKSMAGKLASEILAAAKEEGAAVKKRMDTHKMAEANKAFSHFRF, from the coding sequence ATGAGAAAAAGACAGGCGAAAAAGAGACCTCTTTTACCAGATCCAAAATTTAATGATCAATTAGTGACGCGTTTTGTGAACAACTTAATGTGGGACGGTAAGAAGTCAACGGCTTTTAAAGTATTTTATGATGCTTTAGCAATCGTTGAAGAGAAAAAACAAGATGAAGAAAAATCTTCATTAGAAGTATGGAAAGAAGCATTGACTAACGTTATGCCGCACGTAGAGGTTCGTTCTCGTCGTGTTGGAGGTGCTACATTCCAAATTCCAATGCAAATTCGTCCAGATAGAAAAATCTCTATGGCGATGAAATGGATGATTTTGTATGCTAGAAGAAGAAATGAGAAATCTATGGCTGGTAAATTAGCGTCTGAAATCTTAGCTGCTGCTAAAGAAGAAGGAGCTGCTGTTAAAAAGAGAATGGATACTCATAAAATGGCTGAAGCTAATAAAGCATTCTCTCACTTTAGATTTTAA
- the rpsL gene encoding 30S ribosomal protein S12, whose amino-acid sequence MPTIQQLVRTGRTQLTKKSKSVALDSCPQRRGVCTRVYTTTPKKPNSAMRKVARVRLTNGNEVNAYIPGEGHNLQEHSIVLVRGGRVKDLPGVRYHIVRGALDTAGVSGRTQRRSKYGAKRPKDKK is encoded by the coding sequence ATGCCAACAATTCAACAATTAGTAAGAACAGGGAGAACCCAATTGACTAAGAAGAGTAAATCGGTTGCTTTGGATTCTTGTCCTCAAAGAAGAGGGGTTTGTACGCGTGTTTATACTACTACACCTAAAAAACCTAACTCTGCAATGCGTAAAGTTGCAAGGGTACGTTTAACAAATGGTAATGAAGTAAACGCATACATCCCAGGTGAAGGACACAATTTACAAGAGCACTCGATAGTATTAGTTAGAGGTGGAAGGGTAAAAGATTTGCCAGGTGTTAGATACCACATTGTACGTGGTGCTTTGGATACTGCTGGAGTAAGCGGTAGAACTCAAAGAAGATCTAAATACGGAGCAAAACGTCCTAAAGACAAAAAATAA
- the rlmB gene encoding 23S rRNA (guanosine(2251)-2'-O)-methyltransferase RlmB encodes MEQDNQIFGIRAIIEAVEAGKDIDKVFIQKDASGDLMNSLLKSLKKNNINFSYVPIEKLNKLTNKNHQGAVANISPISFVSLETLVEGVLEAKEKPLFVILDQISDARNFGAIIRTAVCCGADGIIVSKNGAAPVNGDTVKTSAGAVFNIPICKVDHIKDAVFYLQGSGVITLGATEKAEKEIYDAELNVPLAIIMGSEDKGINPSVLKIIDEKAKLPMFGGIESLNVSVACGAFLYEAIRQRR; translated from the coding sequence ATGGAACAGGACAATCAAATATTTGGTATTCGCGCGATAATCGAAGCCGTAGAAGCAGGAAAAGATATTGATAAAGTATTCATTCAGAAAGATGCTTCTGGAGACTTAATGAATTCTTTATTAAAGAGCTTAAAAAAGAACAACATTAACTTTTCGTACGTGCCTATCGAAAAGCTTAATAAACTTACAAACAAGAACCACCAAGGTGCTGTGGCTAATATCTCTCCTATCTCTTTTGTTTCTTTAGAGACATTAGTAGAAGGTGTATTAGAAGCTAAAGAGAAACCTCTATTCGTTATTCTTGATCAGATATCAGATGCACGTAACTTCGGAGCTATCATACGTACTGCGGTATGCTGTGGTGCTGATGGTATCATTGTTTCTAAGAATGGTGCAGCTCCTGTAAATGGAGATACAGTTAAAACATCGGCTGGTGCTGTATTTAATATTCCTATCTGTAAAGTAGATCATATTAAAGATGCTGTATTCTATCTTCAAGGATCTGGTGTAATCACTCTAGGTGCGACAGAGAAAGCAGAAAAAGAAATATATGATGCAGAACTTAATGTACCTTTAGCTATCATTATGGGTAGTGAAGATAAAGGGATTAATCCATCTGTATTAAAGATTATCGATGAGAAAGCTAAGCTACCTATGTTTGGAGGGATTGAATCTCTAAATGTATCTGTTGCTTGTGGAGCTTTCTTATATGAAGCTATCCGTCAACGAAGATAA